A genomic region of Gadus macrocephalus chromosome 5, ASM3116895v1 contains the following coding sequences:
- the actn1 gene encoding alpha-actinin-1, translating to MQGHAAEAGGLPGLPAATQPPKVQEKCQLEINFNTLQTKLRLSNRPAFMPSEGKMVSDISNAWGGLEGAEKGYEEWLLNEIRRLERLDHLAEKFRQKAAIHEAWTHGKEEMLQHRDYETASLSEIKALLKKHEAFESDLAAHQDRVEQIAAIAQELNELDYYDSPSVNARCQRICDQWDGLGNMTQKRSEALQRTEKLLETIDQLYLEFAKRAAPFNNWMEGAMEDLQDTFIVHTIEEIQGLSTAHEQFKATLPEADKERQAILGIHNEIAKIVQTYHVNIAGSNPYTAIDPQEVNAKWDKVRQLVPQRDQALIEEHARQQNNERLRRQFANQANVIGPWIQTKMEEIGRISIEMHGTLEDQLTHLRQYEKNIVNYKPKIDQLEGDHQLIQEALIFDNKHTNYTMEHIRVGWEQLLTTIARTINEIENQILTRDAKGISQEQMNEFRASFNHFDRDHSGTLGAEEFKACLISLGFDIANDSQGEAEFSRIMSIVDPNRMGVVTFQAFIDFMSRETADTDTADQVMASFKVLAGDKSFILADELRRELPPDQAEYCIARMAPYTGPDGAPGALDYMSFSTALYGESDL from the exons ATGCAGGGCCATGCAGCAGAAGCTGGAGGACTTCCGGGACTACCGGCGGCAACACAGCCCCCCAAGGTGCAGGAGAAGTGCCAGCTGGAGATCAACTTCAACACCCTGCAGACCAAGCTGCGGCTCAGCAACCGGCCCGCCTTCATGCCCTCCGAGGGCAAGATGGTCTCG gaCATCTCCAACGCGTGGGGCGGTCTGGAGGGAGCGGAGAAGGGCTACGAGGAGTGGCTGCTGAACGAGATCCGCCGGCTGGAGAGACTCGACCACCTGGCCGAGAAGTTCCGGCAGAAGGCGGCCATCCACGAGGCCTGGACCCACG GTAAGGAGGAGATGCTGCAGCACCGCGACTACGAGACCGCCTCCCTGTCCGAGATCAAGGCGCTGCTGAAGAAGCACGAGGCCTTCGAGAGCGACCTGGCAGCCCACCAGGACCGCGTGGAGCAGATCGCCGCCATCGCACAGGAGCTGAA tgaGCTGGACTACTATGACTCTCCCAGTGTGAACGCTCGCTGCCAGCGGATCTGTGACCAGTGGGACGGACTGGGAAACATGACCCAGAAACGCAGTGAGGCCctgcag AGAACCGAGAAGCTCCTGGAGACCATCGACCAGCTGTACCTGGAGTTCGCCAAGCGGGCCGCGCCCTTCAACAACTGGATGGAGGGCGCCATGGAGGACCTGCAGGACACCTTCATCGTCCACACCATCGAGGAGAttcag GGTCTGAGCACCGCCCACGAGCAGTTCAAGGCCACGCTGCCCGAGGCGGACAAGGAGCGGCAGGCCATCCTGGGCATCCACAACGAGATCGCCAAGATCGTGCAGACCTACCACGTCAACATAGCCGGCAGCAACCCCTACACCGCCATCGACCCCCAGGAGGTCAACGCCAAGTGGGACAAG GTGAGGCAGTTGGTGCCCCAGAGGGACCAGGCCCTGATCGAGGAGCACGCGCGGCAGCAGAACAACGAGAGGCTGCGCCGGCAGTTCGCTAACCAGGCTAACGTCATCGGGCCCTGGATCCAGACCAAGATGGAG GAGATCGGCCGCATCTCCATCGAGATGCACGGAACCCTGGAGGACCAGCTCACGCACCTGCGGCAGTACGAGAAGAACATCGTCAACTACAAGCCCAAGATCGACCAACTGGAGGGAGACCACCAGCTCATCCAGGAGGCCCTCATCTTCGACAACAAGCACACCAACTACACCATGGAG cACATCCGCGTGGGCTGGGAGCAGCTGTTGACCACCATCGCCCGCACCATCAACGAGATCGAGAACCAGATCCTGACCCGCGACGCCAAGGGCATCAGCCAGGAGCAGATGAACGAGTTCCGCGCCTCCTTCAACCACTTCGACCGG GACCACTCAGGCACGCTGGGGGCCGAGGAGTTCAAGGCCTGCCTGATCAGCCTGGGCTTCGATATCGCCAACGATTCCCAG GGAGAGGCGGAGTTCTCGCGCATCATGAGCATCGTGGACCCCAACAGGATGGGCGTGGTCACCTTCCAGGCCTTCATCGACTTCATGTCCCGCGAGACAGCCGACACGGACACCGCCGACCAGGTCATGGCCTCCTTCAAGGTCCTGGCCGGGGACAAG agctTCATCCTGGCGGACGAGCTGCGGCGGGAGCTGCCCCCGGACCAGGCCGAGTACTGCATCGCCCGCATGGCCCCGTACACGGGGCCCGAcggggcccccggggccctGGACTACATGTCCTTCTCCACCGCGCTGTATGGCGAGAGCGACCTCTga
- the LOC132457426 gene encoding LOW QUALITY PROTEIN: cytochrome c oxidase assembly protein COX16 homolog, mitochondrial (The sequence of the model RefSeq protein was modified relative to this genomic sequence to represent the inferred CDS: inserted 1 base in 1 codon) has translation MFSWKALQKNKTVRYGVPMMLLIVGGSFGLREFTQIRYDVQKIKRKMDPSLEAHVNTKRQAGLLQEEYQKLQEVKLDEWRNIRGPRPWXDSKDYQEQQRSRQSPEA, from the exons ATGTTTAGTTGGAAGGCGCTGCAGAAGAACAAGACAGTGCGATATGGCGTCCCAATGATG CTGCTGATCGTCGGAGGCTCCTTCGGGCTGCGGGAGTTCACTCAGATCCGCTACGACGTGCAGAAGATCAAGAGAAAG atggaCCCCTCCCTCGAGGCCCACGTGAACACGAAGCGGCAGGCAGGGTTGCTGCAAGAGGAGTACCAG aagctGCAGGAGGTGAAGCTGGACGAGTGGAGGAACATCCGGGGCCCGCGGCCCT AAGACTCCAAGGATTACCAGGAGCAGCAGCGCTCCCGCCAGAGCCCCGAGGcctga